The genomic region TCCCTCAAGGATGACTCCTCGGGTACGGAACAATACGTGAAACCACAACCCAAGGTAAAGGTGCAGGGGGAGGTGTGGGTTTACGTGGATCATGTGGGCGGTAACCCGAACCCGGCGTCATTCGAGATCATGGCTGAGGCAAGGAGAATTGCAGATTTAATGTCAACGAAGCTTGGGGCCGTCGTCGTGGGAGAGAACGTAGAGTCCCTGGCGGAACTCTCCTTTAAACATGGGGCTGATAAGGTGTATCACGCCGTAACCAAGGGTTTCAACTACTATGATAACGACGTCTTCACCCAGGCACTCTCCCGTCTCATTCAGAAATACAAGCCAGAGGCGGTCATGTTCCCAGGGACAAGGAACGCGAGGGAGCTTGCGTCCACCACAGCGATCACAGTTAACACGGGGTTAATAGCTGACTGCACGAGTTTTGAGGTTGATGATAAGGGGGTCCTGAACTCCACCAGACCTGACTTTGGAGGAAAGGAGATGTCCACCATAATATGTCCCACCTCGAGACCAGTGATGGTCACGGTTAGACCTGGAGTGTTTAGGCCAATCAGACTGGAGCAGAAGGGGGAGATAGTGAGGGAGGAGATAGAGGACCTCTTCACAAGGTTCAGGGTCCTAGAGAGAAAGGCTCTGGAGAGGAGAAATGTGCTGGCTGAGGCTGAGGTGGTTGTGGGCGTTGGAAGGGGGATCAGGGATCCCTCCAACATAAAGATGATTGAGGAATTGGCGTCGAAACTGGGTGGGGTAGTGGGAGTGACCAAACCCCTCGCCGACTCTGGCTGGTACCCCAAGGAAAGGCAAGTGGGACAGACAGGCGTAACCATAAGGCCCAAGCTTTACGTCGCCGTGGGAATTTCGGGAGCAGTTCAACACCTCGTGGGCATCTCGGGCGCTAAGAAGGTCATAGCCATAAACAACGATCCCGATGCACAGATCTTCAACAACTCTGATTACGGCCTTGTTGGGGACCTGTTTGAGATAATACCAGAACTCATCAGGAGGTTGTGAGGATGTACGACGTAATAGTTGTTGGTGCGGGGCCTGCGGGGAGCGCAGCTGCGCTCAAGGCTGCGAGTTTGGGGGCCAAGACCCTGGTACTGGAGAGGGGATCTGAACCGGGAGCGAAGAACGTATCTGGGGCGATGGTCAGGGTTGACGACCTAAAGGTGTTTGATGTCAAGAGTATTCCTGTGGAAAGGGAGGTCAAGAGAGTCAGACTTGTAATGGGTAACAGTGGGGAGGTCCAGCTGGAGATAAGGCCAAGGGAGAGGTTAATAAACGTGGGCAGGCTTAAGCTAGATAAGTGGATGGCCTCGCAAGCCGAGGGTGCAGGGGCACTGGTCCTGACCAAGACCACTGCCCTGAAACTTGGACCTGAGGGAGTTATCACGGATAGGGGAGAGGTTCAGGGGAAAACCATAATCCTGGCAGAGGGTGCCAACGCACTCGTGTCCATGGGGGCAGGCCTAAGGAGAGACCTAACCCCCGAGGAAACCGTTCAGACGGTGAAGGAGGTGTATTCCCTAAACAAGGACGAGGTAAACAAGAGGCTAGGTCTGTCCAGTGATCAGGAGGGGTTATCCGTGAGATATCTGTTTCAGGACCCCGTACCTGGGGCAGGATTCCTTTATACGTACAAGGACTCGATCGCCTTTGGCATAGGAGTTCACATGACCTCCCTCATCTCCCACAAGATTAGACCGCAGGACGTCCTTGAGGAGGTTAAGAGAACCCTTGGGATTCAGGAACTGGTGAAGGGCTTCTCGCTTAGGGAGTACTCTGCCAAGATTATCCCAGAGAACGGTTTCCCCGCATGGAGGCCCTGCCACGGGAACGTCTTCCTAGCTGGAGACGCCCTGGGTCTGGTCAATCCGATCACCTTTAACGGTATTGGTCCTGCAGTAATTTCAGGAGCACTCGCGGGAGAGTACGCGGTCAAGGGAGAATGTCATGGATATGAGAGGGCTCTCCTAGGAGACAGGATCGTGTCCCAGTCAGTTAAGCTGAGACCTCTGGTAAAGGAGCTCCTTCGAGAGGAGAACATGAGGTCGTATATCTCCATGGCGACCGAGCTATCCTCGTCCTGGGTCTCAGGCGAGCTTTCCCCTGACCCAGTCAAGAGGAACTCGTGGAGACTGTTTAAACATGCATTACTACTCATGGGTGCTCTATAATGAGAGTCGAGGAGAAACTTTACACCCTTAGGTACAAGAGGGACGAAGAACCGCATCTGAGGATAAGGGACCAGGCACAATGTGCCAAGTGTGAACAGGAGTATGGAACTCCGCAACCCTGCATATCAGTCTGCCCTGCCAACGTTTACACGTGGGACGGACATAAGCTTGTGCTATCCTACGAGAACTGCGTAGAGTGCGGTGCCTGCAGGATTGCGTGTCCCTTCCACAACATAGCCTGGAGTTACCCAAGGTATGGCCTTGGAATGTCCCTCAGGTACGGGTAAGTCAAAGTTTTTTAAGTAGTAGTTATTATAATATATGATAATGAATGTTGGACAATTAGTTGTAAAAAAGATGGTTTCACTACCCATTACCTCGTCTATTAGGGAAGTTGCTCAGGTCATGAGGGAAAACGACGTTAGCTCGGTTGTACTCACTAACGAGAGGGGAGAGATCGTGGCCATAGTCACGGAGAGGGATATAACCAGGGCTGTTGCGGACGGGCTTGACTACTCAACTCCTGCAGGAAAGATTGGAAAGGGGCCAGTGATTTCTGTGGACAGGGACTTGCCCCTGTTTGAGGCCCTCGAGTTAATGGGTGAGAAGAAGATTCGCCATCTCCTAGTGAAGGACAAGGACCAACCCTTGGGGATTGTGTCCTTAAGGGAAATAGCTAACACGATCTCGCTGATGAACTTCGCAGATTCATACTAGTTCTTTTTTCTTTCTATTTGTTCATCTTTCTACTTGTCCATGTATCCACTATTCTAACCCTGCTCATGAGTACAACACCTATTAACAACACGAGACCAAGGATAGTGAGAAGGACATCCCTAAATCCTAGGAGGGTGATCCCTATCCCGGAAAGGAAAGCGGTCGTAGATCCTATCATGGTTAGGGACGCAAAGAAGAGACCGTTTGCAACGTTCCTCATCTCAGGCGGGATTCCCCTTGTAATCATCACGGTGGACATGGGCATTGTTATTCCGTGGGGAATTCCCAGTATCGTTAAGGATATCATGAAGTCAACTAAGGATCTTGAGACTATCATGACCACAACTCCAGTCACGGTGAGCAAAAGTGACAGCAACACGCCCCTCTTCACCCTCTCCACCGGGGAAATAGAGAGGATTAACCTAGTTAGGAGAGATGCCAGGAAGAACAGGGAAAATCCGATTTCAATCTCAGCTGGACTAGACCCGAAACTCTCCCTCATGAAGATCCCACCAAAGGTAAGAAGGAAAGAGAAGACCAGTTCATAGCTAGCTATGTTGAGGATCGCCACCGTGAGAGCCGGGTTCCTCACCGTGGTTCTGCCTGAACCTGAAGAGACTGAAGCCCCATGAAGGAGGGGTATGGCCACTAGAGGAGCTAGGGCGAATGCTAGGAAAACGCCTCGGACGCCGAGGAATGGGATTAGTCTCGCCTCGATCAGGGGACCCATAACTAGGCCAATGCTAAGGGACAGGGCATAGATGTTCAGTAGCCTTTCCCTTGTCCTCCTATCCTCGGCCTTACCTGAGATCGTGATAAGGTTAGGCATAATGACACCGAGAGTGACCCCAGAGATGCCAGTCACGGCCCAGACGGAGAGAGAGGAGACCACAGAGAGAAGGGCCAAAGACAGGGAGTAAACCAGGAGAGTCGTGACCAGGACTACCCTGCTGGAATACCTGACTAGGAATGCACTTCCCACGAAGGTAGCAACGGTAAAGATGGCACTTAGGACCCCAACCAACAGGTTTGAGAACCCGAGGGAGTACTTGGCCAGGATCGGTAGAGTAGTTGAGATAACGTTACTTGAAGCCCTTATTAACATCGTGGAAAGGACAAGGGTTAAGGCCAGAAGTACCAGTTTCCTGTCCATGGAAGCTTAAGCGAGAACCGAGTAAAAAGGATCATTTACCTTGTCCCCTGGTAGTCTCCACAACTCTCTCCTCATAAATCACTGTCTTACCCCTAAGGGCTGAGGCTACTGCTGCGGCAAAGGAAAGTCCTGAAGCGGTGAAGAATGCTATCCTCAACGCTTGCATGAACGCAGGCGCTATGACGTTCGGGAACCAGGTATTCGCAGTTATCGTGGAAACGACTGAGCTTGGGATTGAACTAGCAACTGAAGGCGGAAGCTGTGACAGAATGGCAGAAACCGGGTTGTAACCAAGAAACGCCGCAAATATTGCTGCAGTGGGCGGTATCTTGGTCATGTAGGGAATTAACTGAGGAGCTCCCGCAGATGTCAATGCCGTAGATAAGGTTGTCGGTAATACTAGGTAAAGTACCTCGATCACTATTGTGAAGAATACACCAATACTCAATGTACTTCCCGTGTTGGTGAGCATTGCCCTTATCCCTGATGCCGATCCCCTGTGTTGTGGAGGGGAGGCATTCATGAGGGATGCCGTATTCGGGGACACGAAAAGTCCATTCCCAATACCCATGAAGAAGATGATTGTGGCAAACTCGAGATAATTGAAGTTGTAAGGCAATGTGGTGAGTCCCAAAAGCCCAACTCCCAGAATCACCAGCCCAAGGGTAGCTAGGGTCCTAGCCCCATATCTGTCGGAGAGCTTTCCGGCAATTGAACCCATTATTCCGAACCCTGCCAATAGAGGAAGTAGATATATCCCAGCCCAGAATGGGGTTACCTCATAACTGTAACCGTGAAGGGGTAACCATATGGCCTGTAACAGGAGGACAAGCATCAACTGGAGACCGCCAAAGGCTAATTGGGCCAAGATCACCGACGCAGAGGCCATGGAGAAAGCCCTAATCTTAAAGAGCTCCAACCTGAACATGGGATCTGGAACCTTGGTCTCCACAAAGAGGAAGACTCCCAACAGGGCTAACCCGCTCACAATCGCCGAGATTACGTATGGATTTGACCACCCGGTCGCCTGGTTCCCGTAGGGGAGTATCCCGTACGTTATTCCCACAAGGATTAGGATCAGGGAGACCGCGAACAGGACATTACCTGGAATGTCTATCCTCTGGTTCCTTTCCGGTTTGCTCAGTTGCTTGAGGGACTTCATTGACCAGATTGTCCCTAGGATTCCTATGGGGACGTTAACTAGAAAGACGTCTCTCCAATAGATTGAGGCCAGTATACCCCCTATAATTATCCCAGCTACTCCTCCAAATATTCCTATGACTCCGTTGAGGCCTAGAGCAAATCCCCTCTCCTTTGGAGGGAAAGCCTCTGACAGGATCGCCGCGCTGTTCGCCATTAAGAGTGCTCCCCCAACTGCCTGTATCACCCTGTAAATCACCAGCTGAAGGGCTGCCACATCACCCTGTCCGGGAGTCAGGTAGAGGAGTATCGATGCCACAGTGAAGATCAGAAACCCAAGGTTGTACATCCTCACCCTGCCAAAAATGTCTGAGATCCTCCCCACGTTCACGACGAGGATCGCTGAGACTATGCTATACCCAAATAGAATCCACAACAAGTACTGAAATGAATTGAAGGGATTCACTCCTATTCCGCGGAATATCGCCGGTAAAGAGATCAACACGATGTTGGCGTTCATGAAGCCCATGAAGACGCCAAGGCTAGTGTTTGATAAAGCAATCCATTTGTACTGAACCATACAATTAGAGGGTTAATCTTTATTTATTAAAGTTTCTTCGCATGATTCGAGTCAGGGCTTAAAAAAGGTGATTTTCTCTATATTAAATGTGATAGATCACGCCCTAGATTACTTATGAATAACAAGAGATTTATACCCGTGATTAAATTCCGTTTCAAAAATACTTTTAGGCATAAGTCGCCTCATTCTTATGTATGGAAATAACGAGAAGCATAAAACTGGATCATGAATGGGAAGCGGTCAGTACTATTCTATCTGATCCTGAGTTCGTAATTCCTAGACTCTTTCCACCGGTCAAAAGTATCACGGTTAACGGTTCTTCCTTTAGGGGTAGCGGAAAATATGCAATGAGGGACTTCGAGATATCGGGAACGGTTTTCAAGGGAACAGAGATTAGATATGTCTTCCAAGTGAAGAGTGGTGGAATAGGGACGGGAAGATTAACCTTCGCTCCAAGGGATGACGAGCTGATCCTTAAGTTCGAATATGAGGGAGTGTTTAAACGCGTGTTTTCCCTAACTGCTCGAGACAGGTGGATTGGAGGATTTCTGGAGAAGTTGAACGAAGAGATTAGACTTGAAAGGATTAGGAGAAAGATATGAGATTCTCGATAAAGGTTCCACATGTCAAGTACACGGGAGTTGATGCGATACTGAGAATTAATGGATGAATTACCGTCACAAATACTGATACAGATACTGGATGCTAGAGACAACGGAGAAGGGATTCTAGTGAGTAGGGGGATTGAAGTTTCGATTTCTCGAAATCTTAATTTCGCCTCACTTCCAGACTATATCGTTGGCCTCAATTTCCCTCCTTAACTCACTCAAGGCCTCCTGAAGGCTCATGGGTTTATGTTCAAGCGACATTGCCTTACTTACGTTGAGGGAGGAATTCATGGGCCTCCTAGCGAACCACTTCATCTCGTTGAAGTGAGCTGGGTTAATCAGGGTCTCATTTAGCCCAAAGGTCCTCGCGAGTGCCAGGGAGAATTCATATCTGCTAACCTGGGATCGGCCAGCGAGGTGCAACACACCCTTAATCCTCCTGTCCACGGCCTCCCTCAACATAAGGGAAAAGTTCGTGTTGAGGGTCGGAGAAGTAACCTGATCCACGAGGGCGTTAACCCTCTCCCCAGCCTTCAGCTTCTTGAGCAACCAAAGCGCGAAGTTGTCCTTTCCACTAGCAGGGTTACTCCCGTAGGGCGTGCTCGTCCTAACCACTAGGCTATCCACATCCCTCACGAGCTTTTCGCCCTCAAGTTTCGTTAGGCCATAAACGTTTACGGGGTTGGTCTCGTCCTCCTCCCGATAATTCCCCCTGGTTCCATCAAAGACGTAATCGGTTGAAATGTAAACCAGGAAAGCGTTGGTCCTCTTGCTAACCTTTACGATCTCCCTAGTTACGTCGACATTGAGGAGTCTGGCGAGATCTGGTTCCCTTTCACACTTATCCACGTCTGTGAGAGCTGCGGCGTGGATGATGACGTCCGGCGATAGCTCCTCAATGGGCCTCAAGTTTAGGGAGCTGAGATCTAGGACGAGAAAAGGGGAGGTCTCCGGTTGGCTCCTGTGGTATACCCCCACAACCTCGTAGTCCTTGAACGCCTGAACTATCCTCTTACCGAGGAGGCCACCGGCTCCCGTGACCACGACTCTCATGGAT from Metallosphaera sedula DSM 5348 harbors:
- a CDS encoding FAD-binding protein; the encoded protein is MVRIIVSIKQVPDADDLRVDPVTNTLVREGVPAVVNPPDLHAIEEAVRLKEKYGGKVTVITMGPPQGEQALRDALAMGADDAYLITDRAMAGADTWATSYTLFKAIQKLGGADLYLFGRRAVDGETEQVGPQTAKWLGIPVLGYVKEVKELDERHVVAVKATEVEEVTMEAPIPAVLTIMDTANKPREPDINSLIRAKTTKIVKLSKDDIGAEPNKIGLAGSPTKVIKVHPPPKTRNPEIKKASEPGAIDWLVEKIRESLKDDSSGTEQYVKPQPKVKVQGEVWVYVDHVGGNPNPASFEIMAEARRIADLMSTKLGAVVVGENVESLAELSFKHGADKVYHAVTKGFNYYDNDVFTQALSRLIQKYKPEAVMFPGTRNARELASTTAITVNTGLIADCTSFEVDDKGVLNSTRPDFGGKEMSTIICPTSRPVMVTVRPGVFRPIRLEQKGEIVREEIEDLFTRFRVLERKALERRNVLAEAEVVVGVGRGIRDPSNIKMIEELASKLGGVVGVTKPLADSGWYPKERQVGQTGVTIRPKLYVAVGISGAVQHLVGISGAKKVIAINNDPDAQIFNNSDYGLVGDLFEIIPELIRRL
- a CDS encoding DUF3211 domain-containing protein, with translation MEITRSIKLDHEWEAVSTILSDPEFVIPRLFPPVKSITVNGSSFRGSGKYAMRDFEISGTVFKGTEIRYVFQVKSGGIGTGRLTFAPRDDELILKFEYEGVFKRVFSLTARDRWIGGFLEKLNEEIRLERIRRKI
- a CDS encoding ferredoxin family protein is translated as MRVEEKLYTLRYKRDEEPHLRIRDQAQCAKCEQEYGTPQPCISVCPANVYTWDGHKLVLSYENCVECGACRIACPFHNIAWSYPRYGLGMSLRYG
- the rfbD gene encoding dTDP-4-dehydrorhamnose reductase — its product is MRVVVTGAGGLLGKRIVQAFKDYEVVGVYHRSQPETSPFLVLDLSSLNLRPIEELSPDVIIHAAALTDVDKCEREPDLARLLNVDVTREIVKVSKRTNAFLVYISTDYVFDGTRGNYREEDETNPVNVYGLTKLEGEKLVRDVDSLVVRTSTPYGSNPASGKDNFALWLLKKLKAGERVNALVDQVTSPTLNTNFSLMLREAVDRRIKGVLHLAGRSQVSRYEFSLALARTFGLNETLINPAHFNEMKWFARRPMNSSLNVSKAMSLEHKPMSLQEALSELRREIEANDIVWK
- a CDS encoding MFS transporter, which gives rise to MVQYKWIALSNTSLGVFMGFMNANIVLISLPAIFRGIGVNPFNSFQYLLWILFGYSIVSAILVVNVGRISDIFGRVRMYNLGFLIFTVASILLYLTPGQGDVAALQLVIYRVIQAVGGALLMANSAAILSEAFPPKERGFALGLNGVIGIFGGVAGIIIGGILASIYWRDVFLVNVPIGILGTIWSMKSLKQLSKPERNQRIDIPGNVLFAVSLILILVGITYGILPYGNQATGWSNPYVISAIVSGLALLGVFLFVETKVPDPMFRLELFKIRAFSMASASVILAQLAFGGLQLMLVLLLQAIWLPLHGYSYEVTPFWAGIYLLPLLAGFGIMGSIAGKLSDRYGARTLATLGLVILGVGLLGLTTLPYNFNYLEFATIIFFMGIGNGLFVSPNTASLMNASPPQHRGSASGIRAMLTNTGSTLSIGVFFTIVIEVLYLVLPTTLSTALTSAGAPQLIPYMTKIPPTAAIFAAFLGYNPVSAILSQLPPSVASSIPSSVVSTITANTWFPNVIAPAFMQALRIAFFTASGLSFAAAVASALRGKTVIYEERVVETTRGQGK
- a CDS encoding MFS transporter, with the protein product MDRKLVLLALTLVLSTMLIRASSNVISTTLPILAKYSLGFSNLLVGVLSAIFTVATFVGSAFLVRYSSRVVLVTTLLVYSLSLALLSVVSSLSVWAVTGISGVTLGVIMPNLITISGKAEDRRTRERLLNIYALSLSIGLVMGPLIEARLIPFLGVRGVFLAFALAPLVAIPLLHGASVSSGSGRTTVRNPALTVAILNIASYELVFSFLLTFGGIFMRESFGSSPAEIEIGFSLFFLASLLTRLILSISPVERVKRGVLLSLLLTVTGVVVMIVSRSLVDFMISLTILGIPHGITMPMSTVMITRGIPPEMRNVANGLFFASLTMIGSTTAFLSGIGITLLGFRDVLLTILGLVLLIGVVLMSRVRIVDTWTSRKMNK
- a CDS encoding CBS domain-containing protein codes for the protein MNVGQLVVKKMVSLPITSSIREVAQVMRENDVSSVVLTNERGEIVAIVTERDITRAVADGLDYSTPAGKIGKGPVISVDRDLPLFEALELMGEKKIRHLLVKDKDQPLGIVSLREIANTISLMNFADSY
- a CDS encoding NAD(P)/FAD-dependent oxidoreductase produces the protein MYDVIVVGAGPAGSAAALKAASLGAKTLVLERGSEPGAKNVSGAMVRVDDLKVFDVKSIPVEREVKRVRLVMGNSGEVQLEIRPRERLINVGRLKLDKWMASQAEGAGALVLTKTTALKLGPEGVITDRGEVQGKTIILAEGANALVSMGAGLRRDLTPEETVQTVKEVYSLNKDEVNKRLGLSSDQEGLSVRYLFQDPVPGAGFLYTYKDSIAFGIGVHMTSLISHKIRPQDVLEEVKRTLGIQELVKGFSLREYSAKIIPENGFPAWRPCHGNVFLAGDALGLVNPITFNGIGPAVISGALAGEYAVKGECHGYERALLGDRIVSQSVKLRPLVKELLREENMRSYISMATELSSSWVSGELSPDPVKRNSWRLFKHALLLMGAL